A window from Sinanaerobacter sp. ZZT-01 encodes these proteins:
- the hemZ gene encoding coproporphyrinogen dehydrogenase HemZ, translated as MYKINCNEIKNKYDLEELVKMFLKPTDYILFNNDTLSNEMEEGKAERNEVSSVTEIRIPSSITDKNEAKRYLFERLSADTQTRPDWGILTGVRPGKLVREYLKKGKDLKEIQTLFKKFYYVSDEKIDLLMELYENQKHILSNCEKKDVGIYIGIPFCPTRCIYCSFTSNQASDEKIEQYLNSLLREIMYVGKRMKETGIYAESIYIGGGTPTTLSVALLEKLLSVVSTHFDLSHLKEYTVEAGRPDTITREKLQIIFDFNVDRISINPQSMKARTLELIGRSHSPEQISDAFCMAKSIGIKHINADLIAGLPEEDPKDFENSLRKIIALEPQNITVHTLAVKRASRLIDLHADYHYHQGEQVRNMLAISKQLMKENGYIPYYMYRQKHMAGNFENIGYAKPKTESIYNIRIMEENQTILALGAGGISKVYFPAENRLERVPNVSNYEIYIERLDEMLSRKEKGIFIPLATEKNGGIR; from the coding sequence TTGTATAAAATTAACTGCAATGAAATAAAAAATAAATATGACTTAGAAGAGTTAGTTAAAATGTTCCTTAAGCCAACTGATTATATCTTATTTAATAATGACACTTTGTCAAATGAGATGGAAGAAGGCAAAGCTGAAAGAAACGAAGTAAGTTCTGTCACTGAAATACGGATTCCCAGTAGTATTACAGATAAAAACGAGGCAAAGCGTTATCTTTTCGAAAGATTAAGCGCCGATACACAGACACGCCCAGATTGGGGAATTTTAACGGGTGTAAGGCCTGGAAAACTGGTTAGAGAATATCTAAAAAAAGGAAAAGACCTGAAAGAAATTCAAACTCTTTTTAAAAAATTTTATTACGTATCGGATGAAAAAATAGACTTATTGATGGAATTATATGAAAATCAGAAACACATACTTTCTAATTGCGAAAAGAAAGATGTGGGAATTTATATTGGGATTCCATTTTGTCCGACCCGCTGTATCTATTGTTCCTTCACGTCAAATCAAGCAAGCGATGAGAAAATAGAGCAGTACTTGAACTCCTTATTACGAGAAATCATGTATGTCGGAAAACGTATGAAAGAGACTGGTATATACGCAGAATCTATTTATATTGGAGGGGGAACGCCGACTACCTTATCTGTTGCGTTGCTCGAAAAATTGCTTTCTGTCGTTTCAACTCATTTTGACTTGTCTCACCTGAAAGAATACACTGTGGAAGCAGGGCGTCCTGATACTATTACAAGAGAAAAATTACAGATAATTTTTGACTTTAATGTTGATCGGATTAGTATTAATCCGCAATCAATGAAGGCAAGAACTTTGGAGTTAATTGGACGTTCACATAGTCCAGAGCAGATTTCAGACGCTTTTTGTATGGCGAAGTCAATTGGTATTAAACATATAAATGCAGATTTAATTGCAGGTCTTCCTGAAGAAGACCCCAAAGACTTTGAAAATAGTCTTCGTAAAATAATTGCGCTCGAGCCGCAAAACATTACGGTTCACACTCTAGCGGTGAAACGTGCCTCCAGATTGATTGACCTACACGCTGATTATCATTATCATCAAGGGGAGCAGGTTCGAAACATGCTTGCTATATCAAAACAGCTTATGAAAGAAAACGGATATATTCCTTATTATATGTATCGTCAAAAACATATGGCTGGAAATTTTGAAAATATCGGGTATGCAAAACCAAAAACCGAAAGTATTTATAACATTCGCATTATGGAAGAAAATCAAACGATTCTTGCACTGGGAGCAGGGGGAATAAGCAAAGTGTATTTCCCAGCTGAAAATCGTCTGGAAAGAGTGCCGAATGTTTCCAACTATGAAATTTATATAGAACGCTTGGATGAAATGCTCAGTCGGAAAGAAAAGGGTATTTTCATTCCTTTAGCAACAGAAAAAAATGGAGGTATTCGATGA
- a CDS encoding MBL fold metallo-hydrolase, whose translation MIVKGYYSGALQVNSYLVYDEETKKGFIVDPGGVNAGLLQKAEEENLDILYIILTHGHGDHIGGVGVHQQTFPKAKLVACKKEKEFLKDASLNFSKETCGVSLSLEADLYVEESDTLQVGNLLLQFIETPGHTPGGMCILVEDSLFSGDTLFAQSIGRTDFPMGSFPDLISSIKEKLFLLPDETKVYPGHMGYTTIGHEKEHNPFV comes from the coding sequence ATGATTGTAAAAGGATATTACAGCGGTGCATTACAGGTAAATTCTTATCTTGTTTATGACGAAGAAACAAAAAAAGGTTTTATTGTGGATCCTGGTGGTGTAAATGCCGGATTGCTTCAGAAGGCAGAAGAAGAGAATCTAGATATTTTATATATTATATTAACGCATGGTCACGGAGATCATATCGGTGGCGTTGGTGTGCACCAGCAAACATTTCCGAAAGCTAAGCTTGTTGCATGCAAGAAAGAAAAAGAATTTCTTAAAGACGCATCTTTGAATTTTTCCAAAGAAACTTGCGGTGTAAGCTTATCTTTAGAAGCTGATTTATATGTAGAAGAAAGTGATACATTACAGGTTGGCAATCTGCTTCTCCAATTCATTGAAACACCGGGTCACACTCCGGGGGGAATGTGTATACTGGTTGAAGATTCCCTATTTAGTGGAGATACACTTTTTGCACAATCCATCGGCAGAACAGATTTTCCTATGGGTTCCTTTCCTGACTTGATATCCTCGATAAAAGAAAAGTTATTTTTGCTGCCGGATGAGACAAAAGTATATCCTGGTCATATGGGGTATACAACCATCGGTCACGAAAAGGAGCACAATCCATTTGTATAA
- the dtd gene encoding D-aminoacyl-tRNA deacylase codes for MRAVVQRVLRSSVTVEHKITGSIEKGLMVLVGVEDDDELADVTYIADKITGLRIFEDKEEKMNLSVKDIGGDILAVSQFTLFGDCRKGKRPSFIKAARPEKANMLYRALIDACKACGVHVEEGVFQADMLVHIENDGPVTVLLDSKKLF; via the coding sequence GTGAGAGCAGTTGTACAAAGAGTTTTACGGTCTAGCGTTACAGTGGAGCATAAAATTACCGGTTCCATTGAAAAAGGCCTAATGGTTCTTGTTGGCGTGGAAGATGATGATGAACTCGCTGATGTGACTTATATAGCTGATAAAATTACCGGTCTTCGCATTTTTGAAGATAAAGAAGAAAAAATGAATTTATCGGTGAAAGACATAGGAGGGGATATCTTAGCGGTATCTCAATTTACGCTTTTTGGAGATTGTAGAAAAGGAAAACGTCCAAGCTTCATCAAAGCAGCACGCCCCGAAAAAGCAAATATGCTTTACCGCGCTTTAATCGATGCTTGTAAAGCATGCGGTGTGCATGTGGAGGAAGGTGTTTTTCAAGCCGATATGTTGGTTCACATTGAAAACGACGGACCGGTGACGGTTCTTCTAGACAGTAAAAAACTATTTTAA
- a CDS encoding bifunctional (p)ppGpp synthetase/guanosine-3',5'-bis(diphosphate) 3'-pyrophosphohydrolase: MMEQFLNYLLNVNPNYDLDIIERAYKIAERQHEGQYRKSGEPYLIHPVEVAKILADLGMDENTIIAGLLHDAVEDTPYTQKDLERDFGEEVALLVDGVTKLGSLVYESKEERQAENLRKMFLAMSKDIRVLIIKLADRLHNLRTINYMTEDKIIEKCKETLEIYAPLASRLGIYTIKFEVEDIALKMLEPESYYNLVAEVKIKKQQREENINRVMDEIRQSLDGLSIAYEITGRSKHFYSIYRKMKYQHKQLDEIFDLTAVRIIVDTIKDCYAVLGIVHTMWKPLPGRFKDYIAMPKPNLYQSLHTTVLGDNGEPFEIQIRTKEMHKIAEYGIAAHWKYKEGISHEREEVKLAWLRQTLEWQKDLNDPKEFMETLKVDLFSNQVFVFTPKGDVIELPAGSTPLDFAFKIHSAVGAKCIGAKVNGKMVPIDYTLSNGQIVDIVTSSNSKGPSIDWLKIAKSNTARNKIRAWLKKENKSESSDKGKEMLDKYAKRKGYDLQQILKNQYINKAAKALNYSNTEDLYTAISYGGVILSKVMVMLEGYYHEEKQAELKKKEKEQSKAETKRKQRKINPTGVTVEGVDNLLIRFSKCCNPVPGDEIVGFITKGRGISVHRKDCINILSLPENERKRFIHVEWDQDKKDLSYDVDIIILAEDRKGLFSDLSRLCEDMDVHITGVNAKSAKDRIVNITMTLSISNTSQMEKVLRSLRSVQGVADVYRAIT; this comes from the coding sequence ATGATGGAGCAATTCTTAAACTATCTGTTGAATGTGAATCCGAATTATGACTTAGATATCATTGAGCGGGCTTATAAAATTGCAGAAAGACAACATGAAGGTCAATACCGAAAATCAGGCGAGCCCTACTTGATCCATCCGGTTGAAGTGGCTAAAATATTGGCGGATTTAGGCATGGATGAAAATACAATTATCGCAGGCCTGCTTCATGATGCCGTAGAGGATACTCCATATACGCAAAAAGATTTAGAACGTGATTTTGGTGAGGAGGTTGCTTTACTTGTCGACGGTGTAACGAAACTAGGTTCTCTCGTCTATGAAAGCAAGGAAGAACGACAGGCTGAAAACCTGCGTAAAATGTTTTTAGCCATGTCTAAAGACATTCGTGTTCTGATTATCAAATTAGCCGACCGTCTTCATAACCTTCGCACCATTAATTACATGACCGAAGATAAGATTATTGAAAAATGTAAAGAGACTCTTGAAATTTATGCGCCGCTTGCGAGCAGGTTGGGTATTTATACCATTAAATTTGAAGTGGAAGATATTGCTTTGAAAATGCTGGAGCCCGAATCTTATTATAATTTAGTGGCTGAAGTTAAAATTAAAAAACAGCAGCGAGAAGAGAATATCAATCGTGTAATGGATGAAATTCGTCAGTCTTTGGATGGATTAAGCATCGCTTACGAAATTACAGGACGATCCAAGCATTTTTACAGTATCTATCGTAAAATGAAGTATCAGCATAAACAATTAGATGAAATTTTTGACCTGACTGCAGTGCGAATTATAGTTGATACGATAAAAGACTGCTATGCAGTTTTAGGCATCGTGCACACGATGTGGAAACCTCTTCCCGGAAGATTCAAAGATTATATTGCTATGCCTAAGCCTAACCTCTATCAATCCTTGCATACCACAGTTTTAGGTGATAACGGAGAACCGTTTGAAATACAAATTCGAACAAAAGAAATGCATAAAATCGCCGAATATGGTATTGCTGCGCATTGGAAGTATAAAGAGGGAATTTCTCATGAAAGGGAAGAGGTTAAATTAGCATGGCTTCGCCAAACGCTAGAATGGCAAAAAGATTTAAATGACCCAAAAGAATTTATGGAAACCTTAAAGGTGGATTTATTCTCTAATCAGGTTTTTGTATTCACTCCAAAAGGAGATGTCATAGAACTTCCAGCTGGGTCTACCCCTCTTGATTTTGCTTTTAAAATTCATTCAGCGGTTGGAGCAAAATGTATCGGCGCTAAAGTCAATGGAAAGATGGTTCCAATTGACTACACTTTATCCAACGGACAAATCGTTGATATTGTAACTTCTTCAAACAGTAAAGGTCCAAGCATTGATTGGTTAAAAATCGCAAAGAGCAATACTGCAAGAAATAAGATACGTGCATGGTTAAAAAAAGAGAACAAATCCGAGTCCTCCGATAAAGGAAAGGAAATGTTGGATAAATATGCGAAACGTAAGGGTTATGATTTACAACAGATTTTAAAAAATCAATATATTAATAAAGCGGCAAAGGCTCTTAATTATTCAAATACAGAAGATTTATATACGGCAATCAGCTATGGTGGTGTCATTCTCAGCAAAGTTATGGTGATGCTGGAAGGGTATTACCATGAGGAAAAACAAGCCGAACTTAAGAAAAAAGAAAAAGAACAATCGAAGGCAGAAACAAAAAGAAAACAACGAAAAATCAATCCTACCGGTGTTACGGTTGAAGGCGTTGACAACCTTTTGATTCGCTTTTCGAAATGCTGTAACCCAGTACCGGGTGATGAAATTGTCGGTTTTATTACAAAAGGGCGTGGAATTTCTGTTCACCGCAAAGACTGCATTAATATTTTGAGCTTACCGGAAAACGAGCGGAAACGTTTTATTCATGTTGAATGGGATCAAGATAAGAAAGATTTATCATATGATGTGGATATTATTATTCTAGCAGAAGACCGAAAAGGACTTTTTTCTGATCTTTCTCGACTTTGTGAAGATATGGATGTTCATATTACAGGTGTAAATGCAAAGAGTGCAAAAGATCGTATTGTTAATATCACAATGACTTTATCTATTTCAAATACAAGTCAAATGGAGAAGGTGTTGCGGTCTTTACGTTCCGTACAAGGTGTTGCAGACGTATATCGAGCCATTACCTGA
- the secF gene encoding protein translocase subunit SecF, translating to MFVIKKELSFIKHRKIFYIISLVLIIAGIGTGLIRGFNFGIDFTGGTRIQFDMGREVSIEEVQSVLDASNIEAEVQHAGENNDQIVLKTVQALDNDARTNLYENMFSTFDLDKDSVANAQLIGPSVGDLLKKNAIKAVLIASICMLIYIIIRFEWKFGVASIVALLHDVLMLIAFYGLFHVSINNPFIAGMLIVVGYSINDTIVVFDRIRENLKFMRKKQLEELVDKSINQTLVRSLMTSITTILVIIPLYIICGDTIREFALPLIVGITAGAYSSITIASPLYYDLTKLTEKKSKYKGK from the coding sequence ATGTTTGTAATAAAGAAAGAATTATCCTTTATAAAGCACAGAAAAATCTTTTATATCATTTCTCTTGTTTTAATTATCGCAGGAATTGGTACAGGCTTGATTCGAGGCTTTAATTTTGGAATTGATTTTACAGGTGGTACACGTATTCAATTTGATATGGGTCGTGAGGTTTCTATTGAAGAAGTACAATCGGTATTAGATGCAAGTAATATAGAAGCAGAAGTTCAGCACGCCGGAGAAAATAATGATCAAATTGTCTTGAAAACAGTACAAGCACTAGACAATGATGCAAGAACAAACTTATATGAAAATATGTTTTCTACATTTGATCTGGACAAAGACAGTGTTGCAAATGCTCAGCTTATAGGTCCTTCGGTTGGAGACTTGTTAAAGAAAAATGCAATAAAAGCAGTATTGATTGCTTCAATATGCATGTTGATATACATTATTATTCGTTTTGAATGGAAATTTGGCGTGGCCTCAATTGTTGCACTGTTACACGATGTTTTAATGTTAATCGCATTTTACGGACTTTTTCATGTCAGCATCAACAACCCATTCATTGCAGGCATGTTAATCGTTGTAGGATATTCCATTAATGATACGATTGTTGTTTTTGACCGCATACGTGAAAACTTAAAATTTATGCGAAAAAAACAATTAGAAGAATTGGTTGACAAGAGTATTAATCAAACCCTAGTTCGCTCTTTGATGACATCGATTACAACTATATTGGTTATTATACCGCTTTATATTATATGCGGAGATACCATTCGTGAATTTGCACTGCCTTTAATTGTAGGTATTACAGCAGGTGCGTATTCTTCTATAACAATTGCAAGTCCGCTTTACTACGATCTGACGAAACTGACTGAGAAAAAATCAAAATATAAAGGAAAGTAA
- the secD gene encoding protein translocase subunit SecD has product MKKTLAIVLAILIAGCWFVTLMGAGSFAPIKDQLKLGLDLKGGVSVVMEAQTDATGSELKTLMQQTQAIIEKRVNQMGLSEPVVTIEGDKRIRVDLPGADDADQAITQIGKTAQLQFVMADGTVVLDGSQVKDAGVSKNQGKSNISLDTGYVVTLEFDAEGSKAFKNATERIVNNQVTPTIEGMQANQIMIILDGQVLSNPGVSEVISNNAQISGNFTNEEAANLAILIRGGALPVGLEEVDTTTVGPTLGIDSLKDSLLAGTIGICLVIIFMIAMYGIMGLAADIALILYVLIVIWAMAAFGAVLTLPGIAGMILGVGMAVDANVIIFSRIREEVLGGKSIRVAAHEGFKRAMSTVIDSQVTTMIAAVVLYQLGSGPVRGFAMTLMISIIASIFTAVVITQFYLSIFSESKIFGNNKFFGIKEVQ; this is encoded by the coding sequence ATGAAAAAAACATTAGCAATCGTCCTGGCAATTCTTATAGCCGGATGTTGGTTTGTTACCTTAATGGGTGCAGGATCATTCGCTCCGATTAAAGATCAACTCAAATTGGGGTTGGATTTAAAAGGTGGTGTTTCAGTAGTCATGGAGGCGCAGACGGATGCGACCGGTTCCGAATTAAAAACTTTAATGCAGCAGACACAGGCTATCATTGAAAAAAGAGTTAACCAAATGGGATTATCAGAACCGGTTGTAACGATAGAGGGAGATAAGCGTATTCGTGTTGACTTGCCTGGTGCAGATGATGCTGATCAGGCTATTACGCAAATCGGTAAAACTGCACAGCTTCAATTTGTCATGGCTGATGGAACAGTTGTATTGGACGGAAGCCAGGTAAAGGATGCTGGAGTTTCTAAGAATCAAGGAAAAAGCAACATTTCACTTGATACCGGATACGTTGTAACTTTGGAATTTGATGCAGAAGGGTCAAAAGCTTTTAAAAACGCAACGGAACGGATTGTCAATAATCAGGTCACGCCTACAATTGAAGGAATGCAGGCAAATCAGATCATGATTATTTTAGACGGACAAGTGCTTTCAAATCCAGGAGTATCCGAAGTCATTTCCAATAATGCACAGATATCTGGCAATTTTACAAACGAAGAAGCCGCAAATCTAGCTATTCTGATTCGCGGTGGCGCATTACCTGTCGGTTTAGAAGAAGTTGATACGACTACTGTTGGACCGACTCTTGGAATCGACTCCCTTAAGGATAGTCTTCTTGCCGGAACAATTGGTATCTGTTTAGTCATCATTTTTATGATTGCCATGTACGGCATTATGGGATTGGCGGCGGATATCGCACTGATTTTATATGTATTAATTGTAATTTGGGCAATGGCAGCCTTTGGAGCTGTTCTAACTTTGCCTGGAATTGCAGGTATGATTTTAGGTGTTGGAATGGCAGTGGATGCAAACGTTATTATCTTTTCTCGAATCCGTGAAGAGGTTTTGGGAGGAAAAAGCATTCGTGTTGCTGCTCACGAAGGATTTAAACGAGCTATGTCTACGGTTATTGATTCTCAGGTAACAACGATGATTGCTGCAGTTGTTTTATATCAGTTGGGTTCTGGCCCGGTTCGTGGTTTTGCTATGACATTAATGATTAGTATAATAGCCAGTATTTTTACTGCTGTCGTCATCACACAGTTTTATCTTTCCATTTTTTCCGAAAGCAAAATCTTTGGAAACAATAAGTTTTTCGGTATAAAGGAGGTGCAGTAA
- a CDS encoding TIGR04086 family membrane protein: protein MKGFGLHNYITKGIKAFVFSFLLFFVLFTMLSLLLMFTALPEKGILYYILIICGIASFFIGIQAGVVFKKRGLIFGALFAGILLLSILLLSFVLSGMENSISFLRLRYLPCIVLGSLGGMFGVNLKI, encoded by the coding sequence ATGAAAGGGTTTGGATTACATAACTATATTACAAAGGGAATAAAGGCCTTTGTTTTTTCATTCCTGCTATTTTTTGTTTTATTTACAATGCTTTCTTTATTACTAATGTTTACAGCACTTCCGGAAAAGGGAATCTTGTATTATATCTTGATAATCTGTGGAATTGCCAGCTTTTTTATCGGAATTCAAGCAGGTGTTGTATTTAAAAAACGAGGACTGATTTTCGGAGCTCTGTTCGCAGGGATTTTACTTTTAAGTATTCTTCTGCTTAGTTTTGTTTTATCTGGGATGGAAAACTCAATCTCCTTTTTGCGCTTAAGGTACCTCCCATGTATCGTTTTAGGCAGCTTAGGCGGAATGTTTGGAGTCAATCTTAAAATTTAA
- the yajC gene encoding preprotein translocase subunit YajC translates to MNNALAMQFIPLVLLIVVMYFLLIRPQKKKEKQVADMRNSIKVGDDIVTIGGIYGKVVKVKDERLTIQVGADKTKFEITRWAVSKIENEAPKSKAKLAEEEVEGTTKKALPKKLKKLGAEKEILEPSTDSESPEKLEDNK, encoded by the coding sequence ATGAACAATGCACTTGCAATGCAATTTATTCCTTTAGTGCTTTTGATTGTCGTTATGTATTTCTTATTGATTCGTCCGCAGAAGAAAAAGGAAAAACAAGTTGCGGACATGCGTAATAGTATCAAAGTCGGAGATGACATTGTAACCATTGGCGGTATTTATGGCAAGGTTGTCAAAGTAAAGGATGAAAGGCTTACCATTCAGGTTGGCGCAGACAAAACAAAATTTGAAATTACGAGATGGGCCGTTTCTAAAATAGAAAATGAAGCTCCAAAATCAAAAGCAAAACTTGCTGAAGAAGAAGTGGAGGGAACGACTAAAAAAGCACTTCCAAAAAAACTGAAAAAGCTTGGGGCAGAAAAAGAGATATTAGAGCCAAGCACTGATTCGGAATCACCAGAGAAATTAGAAGACAATAAATAA